One genomic segment of Vagococcus intermedius includes these proteins:
- the asnS gene encoding asparagine--tRNA ligase: METIRIIDSKKHVGETVKIGAWIANKRSSGKIAFLQLRDGSAYFQGVVVKAEVSEEIFETAKSLNQESSVIITGEIREDTRSKFGFEIGVSDIEVVGESKDYPITPKEHGTDFLMDHRHLWLRSTKQHAIMQIRNEMIRATYEFFNTKGFIKIDPPILTSSAPEGTTELFSTDYFGQEAYLSQTGQLYSEAAAMAFGKVFSFGPTFRAEKSKTRRHLTEFWMVEPEMAFCHQEESLEIQEQYVAFMVQACLDNCDYALDVLGRDKELLKTYTELPYPRISYDEAVELLQQNGFEDITWGDDFGSPHETFIANHYSKPVFILNYPKSMSPFYMKPHPDRDDVVIRADLIAPEGYGEIIGGSERAIGYDYMLNEIEKDGLDEADYAWYLDLQKYGAVPHSGFGLGLERTVTWISGIEHVREASPFPRLLHRIYP; the protein is encoded by the coding sequence ATGGAAACAATTCGCATTATTGATTCAAAAAAACACGTTGGCGAAACAGTAAAAATCGGGGCGTGGATTGCGAATAAACGTTCAAGTGGTAAGATTGCTTTCTTACAACTACGTGACGGTTCAGCTTACTTCCAAGGTGTTGTCGTTAAAGCTGAAGTTTCGGAAGAAATTTTTGAAACAGCTAAGTCATTAAATCAAGAATCATCAGTTATTATTACAGGAGAAATCCGTGAAGATACTCGTTCAAAATTTGGTTTTGAAATTGGTGTATCTGATATTGAAGTAGTCGGTGAAAGTAAAGACTATCCGATTACACCAAAAGAGCATGGAACTGATTTCTTGATGGATCATCGTCATTTATGGTTACGCTCAACGAAACAACATGCGATTATGCAAATTCGTAACGAAATGATTCGTGCAACTTATGAATTCTTTAATACAAAAGGCTTTATCAAAATAGATCCACCAATCTTAACAAGTTCAGCGCCAGAAGGAACAACTGAATTATTCAGTACTGATTATTTTGGTCAAGAAGCTTACCTATCACAAACAGGTCAACTCTATTCAGAAGCTGCAGCGATGGCATTTGGTAAAGTGTTCTCATTTGGTCCGACTTTCCGTGCGGAAAAATCAAAAACACGCCGTCATTTAACTGAATTTTGGATGGTTGAACCAGAAATGGCTTTTTGTCATCAAGAGGAAAGCTTAGAAATTCAAGAACAATATGTGGCATTTATGGTTCAAGCTTGCTTAGATAACTGCGATTATGCCTTAGACGTTTTAGGTCGTGATAAAGAGTTATTAAAAACATATACTGAGTTGCCATATCCACGTATCTCGTATGATGAAGCTGTTGAATTATTACAGCAAAATGGATTTGAAGATATTACTTGGGGGGATGATTTTGGCTCACCGCATGAAACGTTTATTGCGAACCATTATAGCAAACCCGTCTTTATCTTAAACTATCCAAAATCAATGAGTCCATTCTACATGAAACCACACCCAGATCGTGATGACGTTGTTATTCGTGCTGACTTAATTGCACCAGAAGGTTATGGTGAAATTATTGGTGGTAGTGAACGTGCGATTGGTTATGATTATATGTTAAACGAAATTGAAAAAGATGGTCTAGATGAAGCAGACTACGCTTGGTATTTAGATTTACAAAAATATGGTGCTGTTCCTCACTCTGGTTTTGGTCTTGGTTTAGAACGTACTGTGACATGGATTTCTGGGATTGAGCATGTCCGTGAAGCTAGTCCATTCCCACGCCTGTTACACCGCATTTACCCATAA
- a CDS encoding pyridoxal phosphate-dependent aminotransferase, which produces MTLSHRAQRLEPSATLAAAAKAKKLKTEGFDILNLTLGEPDYMTPETIRKAAIKSIESGEASFYTPAAGIIELRQAVIERIRLDYGLSYDITEVAVTDGAKFALYALFQAIINAGDEVIIPTPYWVSYGEQVKLAEGKPVFVTATHEAKFKVTVDQLEKARTAQTKALILTSPSNPTGAIYSPDELEKIGNWAVSHNILIIADDIYGKLVYNGHTFTPMATISEAIRKQTVIINGVSKSYAMTGWRIGYVLGDEAIIQAIIKIASQSTSNCSAVSQYAALEALRGDQSCVEEMRQAFEQRLNVIYPKVSALPGVVLDKPEGAFYLFPNVAETMRLCGYTAIDQFVDDLLTEAQVAVVSGAGFGAPEHIRLSYASDLETLQQAIARLEEFIAIKQGSV; this is translated from the coding sequence ATGACATTGTCACATAGAGCACAACGATTAGAACCATCTGCAACATTAGCAGCAGCTGCTAAAGCCAAAAAGTTAAAGACCGAAGGGTTTGATATTTTAAACCTAACTTTGGGAGAACCTGATTATATGACGCCTGAAACTATTCGTAAGGCTGCTATTAAATCAATTGAAAGCGGTGAGGCAAGCTTTTATACACCTGCTGCTGGGATTATCGAATTAAGACAGGCGGTTATTGAGCGTATACGTCTTGATTATGGCCTTTCCTACGACATAACTGAAGTTGCTGTAACAGATGGCGCAAAATTTGCTTTATATGCATTATTCCAAGCTATTATTAATGCAGGAGATGAGGTTATTATTCCTACTCCGTATTGGGTGAGCTATGGTGAACAAGTAAAGCTAGCTGAGGGGAAACCAGTTTTTGTAACAGCGACTCATGAGGCAAAATTTAAAGTCACTGTTGATCAATTAGAAAAAGCACGAACCGCTCAGACAAAAGCTTTGATTTTAACTAGTCCCTCTAATCCAACTGGGGCAATTTATTCGCCAGACGAATTAGAAAAAATTGGAAATTGGGCCGTTTCCCATAATATTTTAATTATAGCAGATGATATTTACGGTAAATTAGTCTATAATGGACATACGTTTACTCCTATGGCTACAATTTCTGAAGCGATTCGTAAACAAACCGTTATTATCAATGGCGTTTCAAAAAGCTATGCAATGACAGGTTGGCGAATAGGTTATGTCTTAGGTGATGAGGCAATTATTCAAGCTATTATTAAAATCGCCTCACAATCAACAAGTAATTGTTCAGCAGTTAGTCAATACGCTGCTTTAGAAGCGCTAAGAGGCGATCAAAGCTGTGTCGAGGAGATGCGTCAAGCATTTGAACAACGTTTAAATGTAATTTATCCAAAAGTTAGTGCTTTACCTGGTGTTGTGTTAGACAAGCCAGAAGGAGCCTTTTATCTATTTCCTAATGTAGCTGAGACGATGCGCTTGTGTGGTTATACAGCAATCGATCAATTTGTTGATGATTTATTAACAGAGGCACAGGTGGCCGTAGTTAGTGGTGCAGGATTCGGGGCACCGGAACATATTCGGTTAAGTTATGCTAGTGATTTAGAAACTTTACAGCAAGCAATAGCTCGCTTAGAAGAGTTTATTGCCATTAAGCAAGGGTCAGTTTAA
- a CDS encoding cell wall elongation regulator TseB-like domain-containing protein, with translation MKKKLPIIASFVLATFIFTSIFFFIKANRPMARAKKEAVGLARKYSDLKEVDFFYWFNRKESYFTVAGKDSSKNDIYVIIPRSGEKVTILDQDAGVDRDKVLKKVINEENPDRITKINLGMVKDKPTWEVVGQSNDKRLEYYLVDFKTGEIEDSLRGI, from the coding sequence ATGAAGAAAAAACTACCAATTATTGCTAGTTTTGTTTTAGCAACTTTTATTTTCACCTCAATCTTTTTCTTTATAAAAGCAAATCGCCCAATGGCTAGAGCAAAAAAAGAAGCAGTGGGCTTAGCTCGAAAATATTCTGACTTAAAAGAAGTGGATTTCTTTTATTGGTTTAATCGAAAAGAAAGTTATTTTACAGTAGCGGGTAAAGATTCGAGTAAAAATGATATTTATGTTATTATTCCGAGATCAGGTGAAAAAGTCACAATCTTGGATCAAGATGCAGGGGTTGATCGTGATAAAGTGTTAAAAAAAGTGATCAATGAAGAAAATCCTGACCGTATCACTAAAATTAATTTAGGAATGGTTAAAGATAAACCGACTTGGGAAGTAGTTGGTCAAAGCAATGATAAGCGCTTAGAATATTATTTAGTCGACTTTAAAACAGGTGAGATTGAAGATTCCTTAAGAGGAATCTAG
- a CDS encoding helicase C-terminal domain-containing protein — translation MQKDQTYAVVDLETTGTNPKTDRIIQIGCVFVKNNQIISRFATDINPKQTITKHITSLTGITNEQVTEAPYFEDKAEEIYDLLKECVFVAHNIYFDYQFLSHELVRCGQQHLTIEGIDTVELAQIFLPKSPSFRLGDLAEQYGFSHDRPHQADSDAEVTAELLILIEQKIVTLPLVTIEKIVELAGPCGMDTANYLKMLARAMQEKIAPLATDIQIIQGIALKKQLTTLSNLLITDAEVCQDDYPETKKEKEQLYQDFLNYRSNQGKMMNLVHRFFTTEVSQGEAQDNFERKNLAIEAPTGSGKTFGYLLPLSYLATPTNPVIISTVSVLLENQLIEQAIPLVNKIRPGSLMATLVKSHRHFIDLERFSSTLRSPSQQKQYALYQMRVLVWLTETETGDLDELNLISLNHPFFKEVRHRGLAYLSKSSPYYKVDFWRYLQQKMAQSNVIVVNHAFLCHENDRDEFILPSSDFLLIDEAHHLPDIAQKASSFKLTSYELAKKIAYLANEELGSVVETPAWLESNCAKTEKSLRYVLTELSHVIEELKEDVIEGLLIDRGYKTEEEVMITDSMLHELPVYTAAHSNQLILLLLEATQLAKELEKSYLAALDRWTISEKRMITYWLDELTALPQFYQFVKNFIEKEETGIVRWLVISEKSHQLTAYYSDFSQSVVGNSRWYPRYKKIIYTGGTIAVGKDSQFLGRALGIDYLPVKSVPASYDYSQQARLYIPKEVGEIRELGSQEHIEFISQTIRELSEQQNRSLLVLFTSHDMLAKVYHEINQPLMSEGVEVLAQGLSGSREKITKRFTHLKQGVLLGTDSFWEGVDLPGDSLEMIIVTRLPFDSPDRPFIKEKYQYLQSQGIDSFYKYALPKAILRLRQGFGRLIRSEEDKGVMLVLDYRLIQAKYGSRFIKALPANLPLIEENLSTICQDIKEFL, via the coding sequence ATGCAAAAAGATCAAACTTATGCGGTCGTTGATTTAGAAACTACCGGGACGAATCCCAAAACTGATCGCATTATTCAAATTGGTTGTGTTTTCGTTAAAAACAATCAAATTATCTCACGCTTTGCTACGGATATTAATCCAAAACAGACCATTACAAAGCATATTACAAGTTTAACTGGTATTACAAACGAACAAGTTACTGAGGCACCTTATTTTGAAGATAAGGCTGAAGAAATATATGATTTACTCAAAGAGTGTGTCTTTGTAGCCCATAATATTTATTTTGACTACCAATTCCTTAGTCACGAGTTAGTGAGATGTGGACAACAACATTTAACGATTGAAGGAATAGACACTGTCGAACTAGCTCAGATATTCCTACCCAAATCCCCGAGCTTTCGCTTAGGGGATTTAGCAGAACAATACGGCTTTAGCCATGATCGGCCACATCAAGCTGATAGTGACGCTGAGGTAACGGCTGAATTACTAATCTTAATTGAACAAAAAATAGTAACTTTACCTTTAGTAACAATCGAAAAAATTGTAGAGTTGGCAGGTCCTTGTGGAATGGATACAGCTAATTATTTAAAAATGCTAGCTAGAGCGATGCAAGAAAAAATCGCCCCCTTAGCTACAGATATTCAAATTATTCAAGGGATAGCTCTAAAAAAACAACTAACAACATTAAGTAATCTTTTGATTACGGATGCTGAGGTGTGCCAAGATGACTATCCAGAAACTAAAAAAGAAAAGGAACAATTATATCAAGATTTCTTAAATTATCGTAGTAATCAAGGTAAAATGATGAATCTTGTCCATCGTTTCTTTACGACAGAAGTATCTCAAGGTGAGGCACAAGATAATTTTGAACGAAAAAATCTTGCTATTGAAGCTCCAACAGGCAGCGGCAAAACATTTGGTTACTTGTTGCCGCTGAGCTATCTTGCTACACCAACTAATCCTGTTATTATTAGTACGGTTTCCGTATTACTAGAAAATCAACTGATTGAACAAGCAATCCCACTTGTTAATAAGATAAGACCAGGTAGTCTAATGGCAACATTAGTAAAAAGTCATCGCCACTTTATTGATCTAGAACGTTTTTCAAGTACCTTGAGATCTCCCTCTCAGCAAAAACAATATGCACTCTATCAGATGCGTGTCCTAGTTTGGTTGACAGAAACGGAGACAGGTGATTTGGATGAGCTTAACTTAATTAGCCTGAACCATCCATTTTTTAAAGAAGTTCGTCATCGTGGTCTGGCCTATCTTTCAAAAAGTTCACCTTATTATAAGGTTGATTTTTGGCGATATTTACAACAAAAGATGGCGCAGTCAAATGTCATTGTCGTAAATCATGCTTTTTTATGCCATGAAAATGATCGTGATGAGTTTATTTTACCTAGTAGTGACTTCTTGTTAATTGATGAAGCACATCATTTGCCAGATATTGCACAAAAAGCATCATCCTTTAAATTAACCAGTTATGAGCTTGCTAAAAAAATCGCTTATTTAGCCAATGAAGAACTTGGTTCTGTTGTAGAAACTCCAGCATGGTTAGAATCTAATTGTGCTAAGACTGAAAAGTCGTTGCGTTATGTCTTAACGGAATTAAGCCATGTGATTGAAGAATTAAAAGAAGATGTCATCGAAGGTTTGTTAATTGATCGAGGTTATAAAACGGAAGAAGAAGTCATGATCACTGATAGTATGCTGCATGAGCTGCCAGTTTATACTGCTGCTCATAGCAACCAACTGATTTTACTACTACTTGAAGCCACTCAATTAGCAAAAGAGCTAGAGAAAAGTTATTTGGCCGCCTTAGATAGATGGACTATAAGTGAGAAACGTATGATTACCTATTGGTTAGATGAACTGACAGCACTCCCTCAGTTTTATCAATTTGTCAAAAATTTTATTGAAAAAGAAGAGACAGGGATTGTTCGTTGGTTGGTTATTTCCGAAAAAAGCCACCAATTAACAGCTTACTATAGTGATTTTTCACAGTCAGTTGTTGGAAATAGTCGATGGTACCCTCGTTATAAGAAAATTATTTATACAGGAGGGACTATTGCGGTTGGAAAAGACAGCCAATTTTTAGGTAGAGCTTTAGGAATCGATTACTTGCCAGTTAAATCAGTTCCTGCAAGTTATGATTATAGTCAGCAAGCTCGTCTATATATTCCAAAAGAAGTCGGAGAAATCCGAGAATTAGGTTCCCAAGAACATATTGAATTTATTAGTCAAACTATTCGTGAGCTATCTGAGCAACAAAATCGATCGCTATTAGTTTTGTTTACCTCTCATGACATGTTAGCGAAAGTCTATCACGAAATTAATCAACCGCTAATGAGTGAGGGCGTTGAAGTTTTAGCGCAAGGTTTGTCAGGTTCTAGAGAAAAAATAACCAAACGTTTCACCCATTTGAAACAAGGCGTTTTATTAGGTACTGATTCATTTTGGGAAGGGGTTGATCTACCAGGAGATAGTCTCGAAATGATTATCGTGACACGTTTGCCTTTTGATTCACCAGATAGGCCTTTTATTAAAGAAAAGTATCAATATTTACAGAGTCAGGGAATCGATTCTTTTTATAAATATGCACTGCCTAAAGCTATTTTAAGGTTGAGACAAGGCTTTGGGCGTTTGATTCGTTCAGAAGAGGACAAGGGGGTAATGCTTGTCTTGGATTATCGTTTGATACAAGCCAAGTATGGTAGCCGCTTTATTAAAGCCTTACCGGCTAATCTACCCTTAATCGAGGAAAATCTCAGCACAATTTGCCAAGATATCAAAGAATTTCTTTAA
- a CDS encoding universal stress protein translates to MLHRYERILVANDGSKNSQIAFDHAVATAIRNDAKLYILRVVDTRIDPFAPYIIEGSMEKELEKARVELSELVIKANNLGVKEAIPLLEEGAARTIIATQIPDQEEIDLLIIGATGKTGLDKLMIGSTTNYVVNHAKCPVLVIRPDMT, encoded by the coding sequence ATGCTACATCGCTATGAACGGATTTTGGTTGCTAATGATGGCTCTAAGAACTCCCAAATTGCTTTTGACCACGCTGTTGCTACTGCTATTCGAAATGATGCTAAGTTGTATATTTTACGAGTAGTGGATACTCGAATTGACCCCTTTGCGCCTTATATTATTGAAGGTTCTATGGAAAAAGAACTGGAAAAAGCTCGTGTTGAACTAAGTGAGCTCGTCATAAAAGCGAACAACTTAGGTGTCAAAGAAGCTATTCCACTATTGGAAGAAGGCGCTGCTCGAACTATTATCGCCACACAAATACCTGATCAAGAAGAGATTGACCTTTTAATCATCGGAGCAACAGGAAAAACAGGCTTAGATAAATTAATGATTGGTTCAACTACAAATTATGTTGTGAACCACGCTAAATGTCCTGTTCTTGTTATTCGACCTGATATGACTTAA
- a CDS encoding DUF975 family protein — translation MNKTSSQLKGEAKAALRGRWKEAILLNLVPSLLSMLSAWIIGIAIIGLSLFSMFLMSVDTDTSLDSTIKQEQRGDSYERNNNLGKSDDTLISDVSTNISTSPGGFFSKTLLPIIISFMTIGISFTFVELLRNPSRKINPMADQFRMFNGKDFVPLLLIQILNAVFIYLWSLLFIVPGIIKRYSYSQSFYIYKDLSEHTNAQGTSALNYISESRSLMKGNKGRLFYIDLSFLGWQFLCWLTLGLGYFVLNPYMNATKAAFYRDISKDRYASPVVVANNDDEWTNF, via the coding sequence ATGAATAAAACAAGTAGTCAGTTAAAGGGTGAAGCAAAAGCTGCTTTACGAGGCCGTTGGAAAGAGGCTATTTTACTAAATTTAGTCCCATCGTTGCTTAGTATGTTATCTGCATGGATTATAGGGATTGCCATTATAGGGTTATCGCTATTTTCAATGTTTTTAATGTCGGTGGATACAGATACATCTTTAGACAGCACGATTAAACAAGAACAGCGCGGGGATAGTTATGAAAGAAATAATAATTTAGGAAAATCAGATGATACTCTTATCAGCGATGTTAGTACAAATATAAGCACATCGCCAGGTGGTTTTTTTAGTAAAACATTACTACCAATCATTATTAGTTTTATGACAATTGGCATTTCCTTTACTTTTGTTGAGTTATTAAGAAATCCTAGCCGAAAGATTAATCCAATGGCTGACCAATTTCGAATGTTTAACGGTAAAGATTTTGTCCCACTATTATTGATTCAAATTTTAAATGCCGTATTTATTTACCTATGGTCACTATTATTTATTGTACCAGGGATTATAAAAAGATATTCTTATTCACAATCTTTTTATATCTATAAAGACTTATCAGAACATACCAACGCTCAAGGAACATCGGCTTTAAATTATATTAGTGAGAGCCGGTCGTTGATGAAAGGAAACAAAGGACGTTTATTTTATATTGACTTAAGTTTCTTAGGTTGGCAGTTTCTTTGTTGGCTAACATTAGGGCTGGGGTATTTTGTGTTAAACCCTTATATGAATGCAACTAAGGCAGCTTTTTATCGAGATATTTCAAAAGATCGTTATGCAAGTCCTGTAGTAGTTGCAAACAATGATGACGAGTGGACTAATTTTTAA
- a CDS encoding chloride channel protein, producing MNKKLGVSTLVILKWFVISSLVGITMGCLSAFFLKSLEVVTLIRLKNNWLIYGLPIIGMFFMWLYQRYGDNSAKGNNLIIAAANGSTENIPWKMLPLTLFGTITTHLFGGSVGREGTAVQMGGVVAEYIGKWWHLTNKERQLALICGISAGFSSVFGTPLAGGIFALEVLMVGQVKSYGLGPSMLSAFIANAVTTCFSISHSHYVITEVPKQNLYLIGKIIFCASCFGLVARLFSASIRYLKNCYARLIPNAIYRIGFGAAVVVLLSLIYGTNRYLGLSLPLLTDAFSGEVRPFDFLNKLIFTVLSLGAGFQGGEVTPLFEIGATLGSHLGDILGIPAGFLAALGFIGVFSGATNTPIACFIMGIELFGSELASYLFISSIVSYLFSGSKGIYQAQKIAGGKLPMFLEYHHR from the coding sequence GTGAATAAAAAATTAGGTGTGTCAACGTTAGTGATTCTAAAATGGTTCGTAATTTCAAGTTTAGTTGGAATTACAATGGGCTGTCTGTCAGCTTTTTTCTTAAAATCTTTAGAAGTGGTGACATTGATCCGGTTAAAAAATAACTGGCTCATTTATGGTTTGCCTATAATTGGCATGTTTTTTATGTGGTTATACCAACGATATGGTGACAATTCAGCTAAAGGTAACAACCTTATCATAGCAGCTGCAAATGGTAGTACGGAAAATATTCCCTGGAAAATGTTACCACTTACTTTGTTTGGGACAATTACTACCCATCTTTTTGGTGGTTCAGTCGGTCGTGAGGGAACTGCAGTTCAAATGGGAGGTGTTGTAGCAGAATATATTGGAAAGTGGTGGCACTTAACTAATAAGGAACGTCAATTAGCTTTAATTTGTGGGATTAGTGCAGGCTTTAGCAGTGTTTTTGGTACCCCTTTGGCAGGTGGGATTTTTGCCTTAGAAGTATTAATGGTTGGTCAAGTTAAAAGTTACGGGCTTGGACCAAGTATGTTATCCGCATTTATTGCAAATGCAGTTACTACCTGTTTCAGTATTAGTCATAGTCACTATGTTATCACAGAAGTACCTAAACAAAATTTGTATTTAATAGGAAAAATCATATTTTGTGCAAGTTGTTTTGGGTTAGTTGCCCGCTTGTTTAGCGCGAGTATTAGGTATTTAAAAAACTGTTATGCTCGCCTAATACCTAATGCTATCTATCGGATTGGATTTGGGGCAGCGGTAGTCGTACTTTTGAGCTTGATTTATGGAACTAATCGTTATCTAGGACTAAGTCTTCCGCTACTTACCGACGCTTTCTCAGGTGAAGTTAGACCTTTTGATTTTCTTAACAAGTTAATTTTTACGGTACTATCTCTTGGTGCAGGCTTTCAAGGTGGTGAAGTTACCCCTTTATTTGAAATTGGCGCGACACTTGGAAGTCATTTAGGTGATATATTGGGGATTCCCGCAGGTTTTTTAGCTGCTTTGGGTTTTATTGGTGTTTTTTCAGGGGCAACAAACACGCCAATCGCTTGTTTTATTATGGGGATTGAATTGTTTGGTAGTGAATTGGCCAGTTATTTATTTATCAGCAGTATTGTTAGCTATTTATTTTCCGGTTCAAAAGGGATTTATCAAGCACAAAAGATAGCAGGTGGGAAATTACCCATGTTCCTTGAATATCATCACAGATAG
- a CDS encoding HAD-IIB family hydrolase: protein MNFVFDMDGTVCFDGQTIDKKLTDFMTEYLHHSAQHQLIFASARPVRDMLPLLPKSLQDCHLIGSNGAMLYSELKPQWFQTIDKADFSYIREYVYQKKLDYLFDEQWNYSCVGETLMTLRQRLDSHKQAKNLPITAVTNPVKILVSNYLNEQEVLADFSSLTVDCNIYPSERCLDVTRKGVNKASAIERLLGESDYVAFGNDRNDIKMLERANYGICVGNSQEVSKIADRVIKESPEVIIEMLREIVA, encoded by the coding sequence ATGAACTTTGTATTTGATATGGATGGGACTGTTTGTTTTGATGGTCAAACAATTGACAAAAAATTAACTGATTTTATGACTGAGTATCTACATCATTCAGCACAACATCAACTAATTTTTGCCTCAGCTCGTCCAGTGCGAGATATGTTACCTTTATTACCAAAAAGTTTACAAGACTGTCATCTGATTGGAAGCAATGGTGCAATGCTATATTCTGAGCTTAAACCTCAATGGTTTCAAACAATTGATAAGGCTGATTTTAGTTATATTAGAGAGTATGTTTATCAAAAAAAACTGGATTATCTCTTTGATGAACAGTGGAATTATTCATGTGTTGGTGAGACGTTAATGACGCTAAGACAGCGCTTAGATAGTCATAAACAGGCAAAGAATTTACCGATTACCGCCGTAACAAATCCAGTGAAAATATTGGTAAGCAATTATCTGAACGAGCAAGAAGTTTTAGCTGATTTTAGTTCCTTAACGGTTGATTGTAATATCTATCCTAGCGAACGTTGTTTGGATGTAACAAGAAAAGGCGTCAACAAAGCGAGCGCAATTGAACGTTTATTGGGGGAGTCTGACTATGTGGCATTTGGGAATGATCGCAATGACATAAAAATGTTGGAAAGAGCTAACTATGGCATTTGTGTAGGTAATAGTCAAGAAGTGAGTAAAATTGCTGATCGGGTGATTAAAGAAAGTCCAGAAGTGATAATAGAAATGTTGCGCGAGATTGTTGCTTAA